A single Roseinatronobacter monicus DNA region contains:
- the mtgA gene encoding monofunctional biosynthetic peptidoglycan transglycosylase, producing MSRASTKKKSSKSAKASRRKNVLERVADGFRWLRRKFWRVLAVIFLVLLAWVLLYRFVAPPGGIYMLQEYRRIGEIQRQWVPMDQIAPVMARSVIAAEDANFCLHWGFDMTEIRKVIETGSARGASTLSQQTVKNVYLWHGRDWTRKVLESGFTLMIEAFWPKRRILEVYLNIAEFDDGVFGVEAAAQRYFRVSAADLTALQAARLAAVLPAPKSRDAANPTQFLRNRTSSIMDGAATIARDGRADCIGG from the coding sequence AAGAAATCGAGCAAAAGCGCCAAAGCTTCCCGGCGCAAGAATGTGCTGGAGCGTGTTGCCGACGGCTTTCGCTGGTTGCGGCGCAAGTTCTGGCGTGTGCTGGCGGTTATCTTTCTGGTGCTGCTGGCATGGGTTTTGCTGTATCGCTTTGTCGCTCCGCCGGGTGGCATTTATATGCTACAGGAATACCGGCGCATCGGCGAAATTCAGCGCCAATGGGTACCGATGGACCAGATCGCCCCGGTTATGGCCCGGTCGGTCATTGCTGCGGAAGACGCAAATTTCTGCCTGCACTGGGGGTTTGACATGACCGAAATCCGCAAGGTCATCGAGACAGGCAGCGCGCGCGGTGCCTCGACCCTCAGCCAGCAGACAGTGAAAAACGTATATCTGTGGCATGGCCGCGACTGGACTCGCAAAGTGCTGGAATCCGGTTTCACCCTGATGATAGAGGCATTTTGGCCCAAGCGGCGCATATTAGAAGTCTATCTCAATATTGCCGAATTTGACGATGGTGTCTTTGGTGTCGAGGCCGCAGCGCAGCGCTATTTCCGCGTGTCGGCGGCCGATCTAACCGCTTTGCAGGCCGCCCGGCTGGCGGCGGTATTGCCCGCCCCCAAAAGCCGCGATGCAGCCAACCCGACGCAGTTTTTGCGCAACCGGACATCCTCGATCATGGATGGTGCGGCGACCATTGCCCGCGACGGACGGGCCGATTGTATCGGCGGTTGA
- a CDS encoding glutathione S-transferase family protein — MARLYHVPLSPFCRKVRLTLAEKRIEVELLEEKYWEPSQDFMRRNPAGKVPVLRHDGKMLSESQAICEYLDETIPTPPLVPKSPDARYEMRRICTWFDDKFHVEVTSNLLYERVNKKIMNAGYPDSGRIKMGSARIKFHLDYMDWLLGQRRWLAGNDMTLADFTAAAHLSCLDYINDVDWTRSALVHEWYSKIKSRPAFRTLLADQLPGLPPPAHYTDLDF, encoded by the coding sequence ATGGCCCGTCTTTATCATGTCCCCCTCTCGCCCTTCTGCCGCAAGGTTCGCCTGACGCTTGCCGAAAAACGCATCGAGGTAGAACTTCTGGAAGAAAAATACTGGGAACCCAGTCAGGATTTCATGCGCCGCAACCCGGCCGGTAAAGTGCCGGTACTGCGCCATGACGGCAAGATGCTGAGCGAGAGTCAGGCCATTTGCGAGTATCTGGACGAAACCATCCCCACCCCGCCACTGGTGCCGAAATCCCCTGACGCCCGCTATGAAATGCGCCGCATCTGCACATGGTTTGATGATAAATTCCATGTCGAGGTGACCTCAAACCTGCTTTACGAGCGTGTGAACAAAAAGATCATGAATGCCGGCTACCCTGATTCGGGACGTATCAAGATGGGGTCCGCGCGCATCAAGTTTCATCTGGATTACATGGATTGGTTGCTGGGGCAGCGCCGGTGGCTGGCGGGCAACGACATGACCCTTGCAGATTTTACAGCTGCCGCGCATCTGTCCTGTCTGGATTATATCAATGATGTCGACTGGACGCGCTCTGCGCTGGTGCATGAATGGTATTCCAAGATCAAATCGCGCCCTGCATTCCGCACCCTGCTGGCCGACCAGTTGCCGGGCCTGCCGCCGCCCGCCCATTACACTGATCTGGATTTCTAG